In Pseudoalteromonas sp. MM1, a single window of DNA contains:
- a CDS encoding TorF family putative porin, which yields MLKLKKTIAISAIALMGATSLTSTAVHAEVTANAAATSNYLWRGQEQTGGDAAISGGIDYADESGFYVGTWASNASWADEMTYELDVYAGFGGDINDTFSYDVGYIYYAYPDAASEADADFSEIYGSISTGGFTFGAAILATSAADGDGTDFGDSLYLNADYSFAVGSNGTEVALHLGHYSGDFIGDDNIIDYGISVSKDGFTFGVSDTDMDESDVKVYVGYAVDFTL from the coding sequence ATGCTAAAACTAAAAAAAACCATCGCTATCAGCGCAATAGCATTAATGGGTGCTACATCTTTAACATCAACAGCCGTACATGCTGAGGTAACAGCAAACGCAGCGGCTACGTCTAACTACTTATGGCGTGGTCAAGAGCAAACTGGGGGCGATGCTGCTATTTCTGGCGGTATTGATTACGCTGATGAATCGGGCTTTTATGTAGGTACTTGGGCATCAAATGCTTCATGGGCCGATGAAATGACTTACGAACTTGATGTTTACGCGGGTTTTGGTGGCGATATTAACGACACTTTTAGCTACGATGTAGGCTATATTTATTACGCTTACCCAGATGCAGCTTCTGAGGCAGATGCAGATTTCTCTGAGATTTACGGTAGCATCAGCACAGGAGGTTTCACCTTTGGTGCGGCAATCCTTGCCACTTCAGCCGCAGATGGTGATGGCACCGACTTTGGCGATTCACTCTACCTAAATGCCGATTACAGCTTTGCTGTTGGCAGTAATGGTACTGAGGTTGCGCTGCACTTAGGTCACTACTCTGGCGACTTTATTGGCGATGACAATATTATTGATTACGGTATTTCTGTATCAAAAGATGGTTTTACTTTTGGCGTATCTGACACCGACATGGATGAGTCAGATGTTAAAGTTTACGTAGGCTACGCGGTAGACTTTACGCTTTAA
- a CDS encoding M1 family aminopeptidase yields MFFNMLAFELRYFVRQPSFYVTSLIFFFMAFFISSSSKFPLGGANVHMNSPYTIMLLTVSFCTLAMFLVVNFVASSAIRNSETKMDELVFSKAVNPLAYQSGRFFGAYLVVLVVFLTVPLGVFLGTQFGLLVGWLDSELVGPNKFIYYAAPFLYLAVPSLLVLSAIFNSVAVYFKTMMAVYVTAVVIYISYQLASIYFDDLAFRNIVVYADPFGLGSLIDLTRYWTVSDKNTEVLTLSGDFLINRILWVAISLAMFFGLGKLGNRVVSKKQKKQFAVSTFVKNKQAALISSAKNYKSKGVNTKSQLLMRSLFELKQVILSAPFMILAGVSITMLLAPLFAPIGAYGTTDWPLTQNMVAIIQNSSALFMFIIIAYYSAELVWRERHSGMGDIVDSFPVHNSVFWVSKIIALITAVCGLYLVGMMFTIAVQLFKGQFNLELGQYLFRLGYLTLLPLIMMAILAFFLQIISPNKYIGMGLFILYYIAQMVMGAYGFEHHMYHFSQSSSVPYSDINGYGHFLQGAHWYTLYWGALSVFLAIVGFALWHRGPSQTLRTRLSLVRYNMSLKGQIAAVISLLVFVGAGYNIYYNTRVINEFVTSDETEALQVRYEQEFSQYKDLPLPIITDVDLHIDLYPKKRALNAVAKIKFTNTANEPITRVLINEPSQSKSWDVKMAGGKIVERLTDFGMVWFEFEQPLMPNEVREGELLVSREHNGFVDRNSDTQLVHNGTFVNNGELLPNFGYQKYFQIADKYERRKHDLPELERAHKLEDSRFYTQNEFGPANGFINYKATVTTDESQFAITPGYLKSESVKDGRRTFVYEMDAPILNFYSVLSAELESKKVEHNGINIEVYYHKDHAWNVDRMIESVQDSLDYYTQAFGPYQHKQLRIIEFPKYRSFAQSFANTVPYSESIGFITDLRDESKVDLPYYVTAHEIAHQWWGHQVSGANVEGSAVISETLSQYSALMVLKKRFGAEKLRKFLKYELDKYLMGRTGEAFEEMPLYKTQSQLYLHYNKGSVAMMALYDRLGEERLNAALKAFLNEFKYQATPYPTTLDLLSYLKRDATQAEQRFIDDQFKYITLYELEMKAVSVTDDVDSEGFYTVMLNVEATKQHADGQGEETEQPLDELIDIALFSDDPENLLAEDFVIYSQKHQIVSGTNTIELKVKEKPVYAGVDPYIKLVDKDNKNNLAKF; encoded by the coding sequence ATGTTTTTTAATATGCTCGCGTTTGAGCTGCGCTATTTTGTGCGCCAGCCTTCGTTTTATGTGACCTCATTAATCTTCTTTTTTATGGCGTTTTTTATAAGCTCCAGCAGTAAGTTTCCGTTAGGTGGGGCTAATGTTCATATGAACTCGCCTTATACCATTATGCTTTTAACGGTTTCCTTTTGTACGCTTGCTATGTTTTTAGTGGTTAACTTTGTTGCAAGCTCAGCGATTCGCAATAGTGAGACCAAAATGGATGAGCTGGTGTTTAGTAAGGCCGTTAACCCGCTTGCTTATCAATCAGGACGCTTTTTTGGTGCTTACTTGGTTGTGCTCGTTGTTTTTTTAACTGTGCCATTAGGCGTGTTTTTGGGAACTCAATTTGGGTTGTTGGTTGGCTGGCTCGATAGTGAGCTAGTAGGCCCTAATAAGTTTATATATTACGCAGCGCCTTTTTTATATTTAGCAGTGCCAAGCTTATTGGTGCTTAGTGCTATTTTTAATAGTGTAGCGGTTTATTTTAAAACCATGATGGCCGTATATGTAACGGCCGTGGTGATCTATATAAGCTACCAATTGGCGAGTATCTATTTTGATGATTTAGCGTTTAGAAATATTGTTGTTTACGCAGACCCATTCGGCTTAGGTTCGTTAATCGATTTAACACGTTACTGGACTGTAAGTGATAAAAATACCGAAGTGTTAACGCTCTCGGGCGACTTTTTAATTAACCGTATTTTGTGGGTCGCAATAAGCTTAGCGATGTTTTTTGGCCTCGGAAAGTTAGGTAATCGCGTAGTAAGTAAAAAACAGAAAAAGCAATTTGCTGTTTCTACGTTTGTAAAAAATAAACAAGCAGCACTGATTAGCAGCGCAAAAAACTACAAGTCAAAAGGGGTCAATACGAAATCGCAATTACTAATGCGCAGCTTATTTGAACTTAAGCAAGTTATATTAAGTGCCCCTTTTATGATTTTAGCGGGTGTCAGTATTACTATGTTACTCGCACCACTTTTTGCGCCTATTGGCGCATATGGCACAACGGATTGGCCGCTCACACAAAACATGGTGGCCATTATTCAAAACTCCTCAGCTTTGTTTATGTTTATTATTATTGCTTATTACAGCGCAGAGCTGGTTTGGCGAGAACGCCACAGTGGTATGGGCGATATTGTTGACAGTTTCCCAGTGCATAATAGTGTGTTTTGGGTATCTAAAATTATTGCGCTAATCACTGCAGTTTGTGGTCTTTATTTAGTAGGCATGATGTTTACCATTGCAGTGCAACTATTTAAGGGGCAATTTAACCTAGAGCTTGGTCAGTACTTATTTAGGTTAGGCTACCTTACATTACTGCCTTTAATTATGATGGCTATTTTGGCCTTCTTTTTACAAATAATTAGCCCTAATAAATACATAGGTATGGGCTTGTTTATTTTGTATTACATTGCCCAAATGGTAATGGGTGCTTACGGGTTTGAGCATCATATGTATCATTTTTCGCAAAGCAGTAGCGTACCGTATTCTGATATAAACGGTTACGGGCATTTTTTACAAGGCGCACATTGGTATACCCTATATTGGGGTGCATTGAGTGTGTTTTTAGCTATTGTTGGGTTTGCTTTATGGCATCGCGGCCCATCGCAAACATTGCGTACTCGTTTATCTTTAGTGCGTTACAACATGTCTTTAAAAGGCCAGATTGCAGCGGTTATAAGTTTATTGGTATTTGTGGGCGCGGGCTATAACATTTATTACAACACCCGTGTAATCAATGAGTTTGTAACAAGTGATGAGACCGAAGCACTACAAGTAAGGTATGAGCAAGAGTTTTCACAATACAAAGATTTGCCACTGCCTATAATAACCGATGTTGACTTACACATTGATCTTTACCCTAAAAAGCGTGCTTTAAACGCTGTGGCTAAAATTAAGTTTACCAATACCGCAAACGAGCCAATAACCCGTGTGTTAATTAACGAGCCTAGCCAGTCTAAAAGCTGGGATGTAAAAATGGCAGGCGGAAAAATAGTAGAGCGTTTAACCGATTTTGGCATGGTATGGTTTGAGTTTGAACAACCACTAATGCCTAATGAAGTGCGCGAAGGTGAGCTTTTAGTCTCCCGTGAGCATAACGGTTTTGTTGATAGGAATTCAGATACTCAGCTCGTGCATAACGGTACATTTGTAAATAATGGAGAATTATTGCCAAATTTTGGTTATCAAAAGTATTTTCAAATTGCCGACAAATATGAGCGCCGTAAGCACGACTTACCCGAACTTGAACGTGCACATAAACTAGAAGATAGCCGTTTTTATACGCAAAATGAGTTTGGTCCTGCTAATGGGTTTATAAACTACAAGGCAACGGTAACCACCGATGAGTCGCAATTTGCTATTACACCAGGCTACTTAAAAAGTGAGAGTGTAAAAGACGGACGACGTACTTTTGTTTATGAAATGGATGCCCCCATTTTAAACTTTTATTCTGTGCTTTCGGCAGAGCTTGAAAGCAAAAAGGTTGAGCATAACGGTATAAATATTGAGGTGTACTACCATAAAGATCATGCATGGAATGTTGACCGTATGATTGAGTCGGTACAAGACTCTCTAGATTACTACACGCAAGCCTTTGGGCCATATCAGCATAAGCAGTTACGTATTATTGAGTTTCCTAAGTACCGCTCGTTTGCGCAAAGTTTTGCCAATACGGTGCCTTACTCAGAAAGTATTGGCTTTATTACAGACCTAAGAGATGAGAGTAAAGTTGACCTACCTTACTATGTAACCGCACATGAAATTGCGCACCAATGGTGGGGGCATCAAGTATCGGGAGCTAATGTAGAGGGTAGTGCTGTTATTTCTGAAACACTTTCCCAGTACAGTGCGCTTATGGTGCTAAAAAAGCGCTTTGGCGCCGAGAAGCTTCGTAAATTCTTAAAGTACGAGTTAGACAAATACTTAATGGGCCGCACAGGTGAAGCCTTCGAAGAGATGCCGCTGTATAAAACGCAGTCTCAGCTGTATCTTCACTATAATAAAGGCTCAGTTGCAATGATGGCTTTGTATGACAGATTAGGTGAAGAGCGCTTAAATGCCGCACTTAAAGCGTTTTTGAATGAGTTTAAATACCAAGCAACGCCATACCCAACCACACTTGATTTACTTAGTTATTTAAAGCGAGATGCAACACAAGCTGAACAACGTTTTATTGATGATCAGTTTAAATATATAACGCTTTATGAGCTTGAAATGAAAGCAGTGTCGGTTACAGATGATGTTGATAGCGAAGGTTTTTATACAGTAATGCTGAACGTTGAAGCAACTAAGCAGCATGCCGATGGACAAGGTGAAGAAACTGAGCAACCACTCGATGAGCTAATTGATATTGCATTATTTAGCGATGATCCTGAAAACTTACTCGCTGAAGACTTTGTTATTTACTCGCAAAAGCATCAAATAGTCTCTGGTACTAATACTATTGAGCTAAAAGTAAAAGAAAAGCCAGTGTACGCAGGGGTAGACCCTTACATTAAGCTGGTCGATAAAGACAATAAAAATAATTTAGCTAAGTTTTAA